One Corvus cornix cornix isolate S_Up_H32 chromosome 10, ASM73873v5, whole genome shotgun sequence genomic region harbors:
- the SCAMP5 gene encoding LOW QUALITY PROTEIN: secretory carrier-associated membrane protein 5 (The sequence of the model RefSeq protein was modified relative to this genomic sequence to represent the inferred CDS: inserted 1 base in 1 codon; deleted 1 base in 1 codon) produces the protein MAEKVNNFPPLPKFIPLKPCFYQDFDAEIPPQHRTMAKRLYYLWMLNSITLAVNLVGCLAWLIGGGGAVNFGLAILWLILFTPCSYVCWFRPIYKAFKTDSSFSFMAFFFTFMAQLVISIIQAVGIPGWGVCGWIAAISFFGTNVGSAVVMLIPTVLFTAMAVFSFIALTMVHKFYRGSGGSFSKAQEEWTTGAWKNPHVQQAAQNAAMGXAQGAMMQHETQYSATPNYTYSNEM, from the exons ATGGCAG aaaaggTGAACAActtccctcccctgcccaaGTTCATCCCCCTGAAGCCATGTTTCTACCAGGACTTCGATGCGGAGATTCCGCCGCAGCACCGGACCATGGCCAAGCGGCTTTACTACCTCTGGATGC tgaACAGCATCACCTTGGCGGTGAATCTCGTGGGCTGCCTCGCGTGGCTCATTGGAGGCGGCGGAGCTGTAAATTTTGGACTGGCAATTCTCTGGCTCATTCTCTTTACGCCCTGCTCCTATGTCTGCTGGTTTAGACCTATTTACAAAGCTTTCAA GACAGACAGCTCCTTCAGCTTCATGGCCTTCTTCTTCACGTTCATGGCCCAGCTGGTGATCAGCATCATCCAGGCAGTGGGGATCCCTGGATGGGGGGTCTG TGGCTGGATTGCAGCGATTTCCTTCTTTGGGACCAACGTGGGCTCGGCTGTGGTGATGCTGATCCCCACCGTGCTCTTCACGGCCATGGCAGTCTTCTCCTTCATTGCTCTCACCATG GTGCACAAGTTTTAccggggcagcggcgggagCTTCAGCAAAGCGCAGGAGGAGTGGACC ACGGGGGCCTGGAAGAACCCCCACGTGCAGCAGGCGGCCCAGAACGCGGCCATGG CGGCGCAGGGTGCGATGATGCAGCACGAGACGCAGTACTCGGCCACCCCCAACTACACCTACTCCAACGAGATGTGA